One window of Plasmodium relictum strain SGS1 genome assembly, chromosome: 14 genomic DNA carries:
- the MRP1 gene encoding ABC transporter C family member 1, putative, producing MITYKKKVRDFNKSNKKEETKYVSWLSFITFHWVTRLLNNLKKDEIEFPKIRKNDNIEYYVSKLEQNSRNISVKESDFNNNFYKKKNFNTEDHYAFEKPRKNEEYNVYYSSIVLSIFKTFKFHIISIFIFNILHTLFVISSGGCIDKYMRLLKGEMIPSFPLFLNNSKLLFGLFVVILLASEFFFDSILNFYYYELLVNMEVSVMHFLYKINLYSYDNNLINDYIYKSRGNFLDFREDKIKKSTSCDTIDSNFSCKNTFCRENYGNKYSKKYYIINFFKKKKKVKEEEKIEDASDISIYNVMFMDTPSLVLFIGSIIQLSNIFVKFYMSFYVFYLKMGYDAVINGILLSVVLYSTMILFEFLPILFKSKYLKYRDRRIDNMHHVLKEFKLIKMFNWESIAFNYVNYFRKKEMKLYKIRLYLGTIGIYINAISADIIEVVLFFFFLREKLNNQKEINFGSIVVPLFVYKSLISSVSNFPNLMNSLMEGVVNIRRINKYIFHHLYYKDINNYFKYISKSNNYYNITKFEAFLENEEVENFKNRQNHNHKKSTFVKFFTFFFFNKRKKNINTINRKILAGLDHDINEYIEKKYFEFTVNCEGTYNTIHHNGKDNNNNNSSSIVKEKENDEMIKLENCSFNLIKKYHNKCGNYILKNINFNLKNNTLAIIIGNVGSGKTSFFQSILGNLKLTYGSMYTKNFLCNMPILYVPQNTWVPFGNIRSMILFGNEYDSFIYRHTIMQSHLFHDIKSFKNEDMRYINDEHNLSKGQKTRICLARALYHHYIHMHKLSSDYKEERNIGKEVKRGLNTYDITNDNNNNKINTVIQKVPFTSYVKNCLREKNISYLYLLDDVFMSLDPSISKNIFYNLFCREEENKCFKDNCSFITTMNEDTFEIFLTNEILNNIQYKVDIYELENCTLHYRGDIFKYIKENNLNINKENNLNKKKLRIEDIKLKFDFNGEECNNENDDMQYNKVTLPKGPKVNYSYKINNSFTQHNIESTVITSCLEDDKMNSNNKNKNGDDANKKFIEEENNLLVNENINKNLSLELENSDGVDISYIADNKDESFFKGNIQLKTYIWYLKYVGYVLLLYIVFFMLISVFTEEIKNFMLYMISIISRNDKKYTDEILQQQAKYLQLFVLLPIISLIASFICFMLIIHGTLLSAIRVHTNVLLTILHVPMHVYYNNNLGNIINRFITDIYSLDYGFLKRIYKAVFVFFRLFLSVILLICMMKDTIFIFPCIAILIYFFVFKKFSEGFKEAQRGYLRAQSPLCSMYSNTIIGKNIINLYRKNAYFLSIYEDYIASFKNYNLLKWSITIWASFYTKFIVLILTTYFIMYPHLFFNTIPNFHKETNYEKIISTIGYCITFSSRIGIIIKILLCDCTYIEKEMCCVQRLEELSKMPKEEHFLDVENEERILKYKEKGKKNISDYLDEKISFSKNMDVFYVDESKKKYGIYLENVCVSYKRKVLLDKKNNTYCYVDEELSLKNINIYALKNQKIGIIGKSGSGKSTIILSVLGLLHTNEGKITIEGRDIRTFKGEKKNDIIGILPQSSFVFFNWNIRMFIDPYQNFSDEEIVDAFRLIGINLSFKDLDKYIYKQKEKENKDRKSAKEKINDLTNIITLTDECIRYLSLVRLFLNRHKYKLILIDEIPIVNFNKIDSKCNNFFVGKIKPFNYIIRNCFPNNTVIIISHNANALSCCDFIYVIRKGEVAYRCDCKSIRTQSELANMLEKDD from the coding sequence atgattacatataaaaaaaaagtaagaGATTTcaataaaagtaataaaaaagaggAGACTAAGTATGTGTCTTGGCTGAGTTTTATAACTTTTCATTGGGTAACAAGGTTGTTGAATAACCTTAAGAAAGATGAGATTGAATTTCCTAAAATTcgaaaaaatgataatattgaATATTATGTATCTAAATTAGAACAAAATTCAAGAAATATATCTGTAAAAGAATctgattttaataataatttttataaaaaaaaaaatttcaatacGGAAGATCATTATGCTTTTGAAAAGCCAAGGAAAAACGAAGAATATAATGTATATTATAGTAGTATTGttttatcaatttttaaaacatttaaatttcacataatttcaatttttatttttaatattttacataCTTTATTTGTAATCAGTTCAGGGGGATGTATAGACAAATATATGCGGTTACTGAAGGGTGAAATGATTCCATCATTTCCTCTATTTTTGAATAattctaaattattatttggaTTATTTGTAGTTATTTTATTGGCatcagaatttttttttgattccattttgaatttttattattacgaGTTATTAGTAAATATGGAAGTATCCGTAATGcattttctatataaaattaatttatatagttATGATaacaatttaataaatgactatatatataaaagtagGGGAAATTTTTTGGATTTTAgagaagataaaataaaaaaaagtacttCATGTGATACTATCGATAGCAATTTTTCTtgtaaaaatacattttgtAGAGAAAATTATGGTAATAAATATagcaaaaaatattatataattaacttctttaaaaaaaaaaagaaagtgaaagaagaagaaaaaatagaggATGCATCCGATATAAGTATTTATAATGTTATGTTTATGGATACTCCATCTTTAGTTCTTTTCATTGGTTCTATTATTCAATTATCTAATATAtttgttaaattttatatgtcTTTCTATgttttttacttaaaaatgGGATATGACGCAGTGATTAATGGAATTTTATTATCTGTTGTGTTATATAGCACAAtgattttatttgaattcttaccaattttatttaagagtaaatatttaaaatatagagATAGAAGAATTGATAATATGCATCAtgtattaaaagaatttaagttaataaaaatgtttaattGGGAATCGATTGCTTTtaattatgtaaattattttagaaaaaaggaaatgaaattatataaaatacgACTTTATTTGGGAACTATAGGAATTTACATAAATGCAATATCAGCTGATATAATTGAAGTGGtgttattctttttttttctaagaGAGAAATTAAATAACCAAAAGGAAATTAATTTTGGTTCTATTGTTGTGCCACTATTTGTTTACAAATCATTAATTTCAAGTGTTTCGAATTTTCCAAATTTAATGAATAGCTTAATGGAAGGTGTAGTAAATATTAGGcgtataaataaatacattttcCACCATTTATATTACAAAGATatcaataattattttaagtaCATTTcaaaaagtaataattattataatattacaaAATTTGAAGCATTTCTTGAGAATGAAGAAGTAgagaattttaaaaataggcAAAACCATAACCATAAAAAAAGCAcatttgtaaaattttttacttttttcttttttaacaagagaaaaaaaaatataaatacaataaatagaaaaatattagCAGGATTAGATCatgatataaatgaataCATAGAGAAAAAATACTTCGAATTTACAGTGAATTGCGAGGGTACCTATAATACTATTCATCATAATGGAAAGGACAACAATAATAACAACAGTAGTAGTATAGTAAAGGAGaaagaaaatgatgaaatgataaaattagAGAAttgttcttttaatttaattaaaaaatatcataatAAGTGTGgaaattatattttgaagaatataaattttaatttaaaaaacaacACTTTAGCAATCATTATAGGAAATGTTGGGTCAGGGAAAACTTCCTTTTTTCAATCCATCTTAGGAAATCTTAAATTAACTTATGGAAGTATGTatactaaaaattttttgtgtAATATGCCAATTTTATATGTTCCTCAGAATACGTGGGTACCATTTGGAAATATTAGATCAATGATTCTGTTTGGTAATGAATAtgattcatttatttatCGTCATACAATTATGCAAAGTCATCTATTTCATGACATAAAATCATTCAAAAATGAGGATATGAGATATATTAATGATGAACATAATTTAAGTAAAGGTCAAAAAACAAGAATTTGTTTAGCGAGAGCTTTATATCATCACTATATACATATGCATAAACTAAGTTCTGACTATAAAGAAGAAAGAAATATAGGAAAAGAAGTTAAAAGAGGATTAAATACATATGACATAacaaatgataataataataataaaataaatacgGTTATTCAGAAAGTTCCATTCACTAGTTATGTTAAAAATTGCTTGAGagagaaaaatatttcttatttatatttacttgATGATGTTTTTATGTCTCTAGATCCATctatttctaaaaatatattttataatttattttgcagagaagaagaaaataaatgttttaaaGATAATTGTAGTTTTATTACAACTATGAATGAGGACACCTTTGAGATTTTTTTAACTAATGAAATTCTTAATAATATTCAATATAAAGTAGATATTTATGAATTAGAAAATTGTACTTTACATTATAGAGgagatatatttaaatatataaaagaaaataatttaaatataaataaagaaaataatttaaataaaaaaaaattaagaatagaagatataaaattaaaatttgatTTTAACGGAGAAGAAtgtaataatgaaaatgatgataTGCAATATAACAAAGTTACGTTGCCAAAGGGGCCAAAAGTTAATTATTcctataaaataaataatagcTTTACACAACATAATATAGAAAGTACAGTAATAACATCATGCTTAGAAGATGATAAAATGAACAgtaataataagaataagAATGGTGATGAtgctaataaaaaatttatagaagaagaaaataatttacttgtaaatgaaaatatcaataaaaatttatcattAGAATTAGAAAATAGTGATGGTGTAGATATTTCATACATTGCTGATAATAAAGATGAGTCATTTTTTAAAGGAAATATACAATTGAAAACATACATATGGTATTTAAAGTATGTTGGatatgtattattattatatatagtaTTTTTTATGCTTATATCTGTTTTTACAGaagaaataaagaatttCATGTTATATATGATTAGTATAATTTCAAGAAATgacaaaaaatatacagaTGAAATTCTACAGCAACAAGCTAAATATTTACAGTTGTTTGTATTATTACCAATAATATCATTAATAGCTTcctttatttgttttatgtTGATAATACATGGTACATTATTGTCGGCAATAAGGGTTCACACAAATGTGCTATTGACTATTTTACATGTACCAATGCatgtatattataataataatttaggtaatattataaataggTTTATAACTGATATTTATTCATTGGATTATGGCTTTTTAAAGAGAATATATAAAGcagtttttgttttttttcgACTTTTCTTGTCTGTCATTTTGTTAATTTGTATGATGAAAGAtactattttcattttcccATGTATTgctatattaatttatttttttgtttttaagaaattttcAGAAGGATTTAAAGAAGCCCAAAGGGGTTACTTAAGAGCTCAGTCTCCTTTATGTAGTATGTATAGCAATACTATAAtaggaaaaaatataattaacttATATAGAAAGAATGCCTActttttaagtatatatgAAGATTATATAGctagttttaaaaattataacctTTTAAAGTGGTCAATAACCATATGGGCTTCCTTTTACACGAAGTTCATTGTTTTAATATTAActacttattttataatgtatcctcatttattttttaatacaatTCCTAATTTTCATAAAGAAACTAATTATGAGAAAATTATAAGCACCATTGGGTATTGCATTACATTTTCCTCAAGAATTggtataattataaaaattctcCTATGTGATTGTACCTACATAGAGAAAGAGATGTGTTGTGTGCAACGATTAGAAGAATTATCCAAAATGCCTAAGGAAGAACATTTTTTAGATgtagaaaatgaagaaagaaTATTGAAgtataaagaaaaaggaaaaaaaaatatctctGATTATTTAGatgaaaaaatatcttttagTAAAAACATGGATGTCTTTTATGTTGATGAATCAAAAAAGAAGTATGGTATTTACCTTGAAAATGTTTGTGTTAGTTACAAAAGAAAAGTActtttagataaaaaaaataatacttaCTGCTACGTAGATGAAGAattatctttaaaaaatattaacattTATGCATTGAAGAATCAAAAGATTGGGATAATAGGTAAATCTGGATCAGGGAAAAGTACCATAATTTTATCTGTTCTAGGTTTACTTCATACTAATGAGGGAAAAATAACAATAGAAGGAAGAGATATTAGAACATTTAaaggggaaaaaaaaaatgatattattGGTATTTTACCACAATCAtcctttgttttttttaattggaATATAAGAATGTTTATTGATCCTTATCAAAATTTTAGTGACGAAGAAATTGTTGATGCTTTTAGATTAATTGGTATAAATTTAAGTTTTAAAGATTTagacaaatatatatataaacaaaaagaaaaggaaaataaagataGAAAAAGcgcaaaagaaaaaattaatgatctAACCAATATCATTACTTTAACGGACGAATGTATACGATATTTGTCATTAGTTAggctttttttaaatagacataaatataaattaatattaattgaTGAAATTCCTAttgttaattttaataagatTGACTCGAAATGCAACAATTTTTTTGTAGGTAAAATAAAAccatttaattatataataagaaATTGTTTTCCAAATAATACagttataattatttctCATAACGCGAATGCATTATCATGCTGTGACTTCATTTATGTTATAAGAAAAGGAGAAGTAGCTTATCGATGTGATTGCAAGAGCAT